The following are encoded together in the Aerococcus mictus genome:
- a CDS encoding ribokinase, translating to MSKVIVVGSINIDMTMVTDRLPRIGETILGDTVNYFMGGKGANQAVAAARLAGDVRMVGSVGDDSFGDKALKHLKKEGVVTDQIKVEKNIFTGMAAIFSIQADNSIVVLPGANGLVEVGENFADLVEEGDIVLAQLEVPLTTVKQAFSIAREKGAKTILNPAPFDSGINEFIDLADIVTPNETEFAGMLDRDIDDSEIEAAMLEWSQAHDALLIVTRGSQGISYVREGQVLSIPTIEADVKDTTGAGDTMNGAFAALMAQGSPLEEALRLSSIAATLSTTKVGAQTAMPYPKDLENYRKA from the coding sequence ATGAGTAAAGTAATTGTTGTTGGCAGTATTAATATCGATATGACCATGGTGACTGACCGCTTACCTCGGATTGGCGAAACCATTTTAGGGGATACTGTCAATTATTTTATGGGCGGTAAGGGAGCTAATCAAGCGGTTGCTGCTGCCCGTTTAGCTGGCGATGTACGGATGGTTGGTAGCGTTGGCGATGACTCCTTTGGTGACAAAGCCCTCAAACACCTCAAGAAGGAAGGGGTAGTCACTGATCAGATTAAGGTAGAGAAGAATATTTTTACTGGGATGGCAGCCATTTTTTCCATTCAAGCGGACAATTCCATTGTGGTTTTGCCGGGAGCGAATGGCTTAGTTGAAGTTGGTGAGAATTTTGCTGATTTAGTTGAGGAAGGCGACATTGTCCTAGCCCAATTGGAAGTTCCCTTAACGACGGTCAAGCAGGCTTTTTCAATTGCACGGGAAAAAGGGGCAAAGACTATCTTAAATCCAGCACCTTTTGACTCAGGGATTAATGAGTTTATTGATCTGGCTGATATTGTCACGCCTAACGAAACCGAATTTGCCGGAATGTTGGACCGTGACATTGACGACTCGGAAATCGAGGCGGCCATGCTAGAGTGGAGTCAAGCCCACGATGCCTTGTTGATTGTTACCCGGGGCTCCCAAGGGATTTCCTATGTTCGTGAGGGCCAAGTGCTTTCGATTCCAACGATTGAAGCCGATGTCAAAGATACGACTGGGGCAGGGGACACCATGAATGGGGCTTTCGCTGCTTTAATGGCTCAAGGTAGTCCTCTGGAAGAGGCTCTCCGCCTGTCTTCGATTGCTGCAACCCTATCTACCACCAAGGTCGGTGCCCAAACTGCCATGCCTTATCCAAAAGACCTAGAGAACTACCGTAAGGCCTAA
- a CDS encoding VanZ family protein has product MTLKQIRNLAFMALIFLLVLTFPSSSTSYQDQSLIPLLKSALANHPGESLFSGLSFTYAGEEISIHARGYYAFIEFFIRKGAHFVLFGSLASLAYLSLLIDVKSLPVRVTLATLLTFGYAAFDELRQIFTPNRTGLLADVYLDTCGALCFILLTVLVFGWLRKRGWIKETPLPKS; this is encoded by the coding sequence GTGACCTTAAAACAAATTCGAAACCTTGCCTTTATGGCTTTAATTTTTTTACTCGTCTTGACCTTTCCTAGTTCATCTACCTCTTACCAAGACCAGAGTCTGATCCCGCTTTTGAAGTCGGCCCTAGCCAATCACCCAGGGGAAAGCTTATTTAGTGGTCTTTCTTTTACCTATGCCGGAGAGGAAATTTCCATCCACGCCCGGGGCTATTATGCTTTTATTGAGTTTTTTATCCGCAAGGGGGCTCACTTTGTCCTCTTTGGTAGTCTGGCTAGTCTCGCCTACCTCTCCTTATTAATCGATGTCAAAAGCTTGCCAGTCCGCGTTACTTTGGCAACCTTGTTGACTTTTGGCTATGCGGCTTTTGATGAATTACGGCAGATATTTACTCCCAACCGGACCGGACTCCTGGCTGATGTCTATCTGGATACTTGTGGGGCGCTGTGCTTTATTTTGTTAACCGTTTTAGTCTTTGGCTGGTTGAGAAAAAGAGGTTGGATTAAAGAAACTCCACTTCCTAAGTCCTGA
- a CDS encoding Cof-type HAD-IIB family hydrolase: protein MTQAQIKLVISDIDGTILDSNHQVDDQLKDQIKALKKQGIPFVLASARSPRGMYGLARELELDQNPIATYNGALIVPSDPEKIDQALVNHVIDPNEAGKLIDLLQNQFPTVSINPYAGAEWYANAKSPWTDEEAAITQDKPIIKDPQELLEEGIGINKFLLIDQPDQISRLEDYLKSLNFKHCDFYLSKDNYLEVTAKGVSKENALREIAELYQVPLKNCLAIGDNFNDIPMLQLAGLGIAMANAPQEVQAAADEITSSNDDHGVSQALSQWVL from the coding sequence ATGACCCAAGCTCAGATTAAACTGGTAATCAGTGACATTGATGGAACCATTCTTGATTCTAACCACCAGGTCGATGACCAATTGAAGGACCAGATAAAAGCTCTCAAAAAGCAGGGGATTCCCTTTGTCTTAGCTTCTGCCCGCTCACCCCGAGGCATGTATGGCTTAGCCAGGGAATTAGAACTTGATCAGAATCCGATTGCTACTTATAATGGGGCCTTGATTGTACCAAGTGACCCTGAAAAAATCGACCAAGCCCTGGTGAACCATGTGATTGATCCCAATGAAGCCGGGAAACTGATTGACCTCCTTCAAAACCAATTTCCTACGGTTTCTATCAACCCCTATGCCGGAGCGGAATGGTATGCTAATGCTAAAAGCCCTTGGACGGATGAAGAAGCTGCTATTACCCAGGATAAACCGATTATTAAAGATCCTCAGGAATTACTTGAGGAGGGGATTGGGATTAATAAGTTTCTGCTGATTGACCAGCCTGACCAAATCAGCCGTTTAGAAGACTATCTCAAGTCGCTTAATTTCAAGCATTGTGATTTCTACCTTTCTAAGGACAATTATTTAGAAGTGACGGCTAAGGGTGTCTCCAAGGAAAATGCCTTAAGAGAAATTGCTGAACTCTACCAAGTGCCCCTAAAAAACTGTCTAGCTATTGGTGACAATTTTAACGATATCCCCATGCTTCAGTTAGCCGGGCTAGGAATAGCTATGGCTAACGCGCCCCAGGAAGTTCAAGCGGCCGCCGATGAAATCACTAGCTCAAATGATGACCATGGGGTGAGTCAGGCCCTCAGTCAATGGGTACTATAG
- a CDS encoding DeoR/GlpR family DNA-binding transcription regulator: MYQEERLRLIMKELKDKGRLTAKKMTAALGVSRDTVRRDFNLLEDQGLAHRTHGGLILPKQVPVIAPYQSRSKQSTQAKRAIAQVAQKFLQKGGFYFFDVSTVVSQLAQISDGPITVYSHSLDNALIFSEKEGIDFNLLGGKYYSKNRFFANLDTLKQLDRLYFDVTFIGAAGLKGGKISYDDQADCQLKEVVIKNSQTIVLLAEAEKFQQSGHYQAGSLEEIDYLITSQAPEVIKKIDGLEVIETDRKEEDHDPSSD; this comes from the coding sequence ATGTATCAAGAGGAACGTTTAAGACTAATCATGAAGGAATTAAAAGATAAGGGGCGGTTAACGGCTAAGAAAATGACCGCAGCTCTGGGCGTTTCAAGGGATACGGTTCGTCGGGATTTTAATTTATTGGAAGACCAAGGGCTTGCCCACCGTACCCATGGGGGCTTAATCCTGCCTAAGCAAGTGCCAGTCATTGCTCCTTATCAGAGTCGCTCCAAGCAATCAACCCAAGCCAAACGGGCCATTGCTCAAGTGGCCCAGAAATTTCTTCAAAAAGGGGGCTTTTACTTTTTCGATGTCTCGACTGTGGTTAGCCAATTGGCCCAAATAAGTGATGGGCCTATAACGGTATATTCTCATTCTTTAGATAATGCCTTGATTTTTAGTGAGAAAGAAGGGATCGATTTCAACCTCTTAGGAGGCAAGTACTATTCTAAGAACCGTTTCTTTGCTAACTTAGATACCCTTAAGCAACTTGACCGGCTTTATTTTGATGTGACCTTTATTGGTGCTGCAGGTTTAAAGGGTGGGAAAATCTCCTATGACGATCAGGCTGACTGCCAGCTTAAGGAAGTGGTAATCAAAAATTCGCAAACCATCGTTCTCCTAGCCGAAGCGGAGAAATTCCAACAAAGTGGCCACTACCAAGCGGGGAGCCTGGAAGAAATCGATTATCTCATCACTAGCCAAGCCCCTGAAGTGATTAAAAAGATTGATGGATTGGAAGTAATTGAAACCGACAGAAAGGAAGAAGATCATGACCCAAGCTCAGATTAA
- a CDS encoding M1 family metallopeptidase has protein sequence MTENQRLLDQFVPDHYDIYLDISRQDKRFSGTTTVKGQALGQDIVLNQKYLTTEKVTVDGELASFSQDDQAETLTIANDKEGQVEVAVTYHANLTDSMMGIYPSYYEVNGEEKQLVGTQFETTFARQAFPCVDEPAAKATFSLAIKFDEQEGESIIANQPEVNCEDGVHYFEETVRMSSYLIAFVFGDLQKKITHTKSGVKIGVFATKAHADKELDFALDISKRSIEFFEEFYDTPYPLEHSYQVGLPDFSAGAMENWGLVTYREAYLLIDPDNASLPTKQLVATVIAHELAHQWFGNLVTMNWWDDLWLNESFANMMEYVAIDALEPEWKVWELFQTSDVPAALERDATDGVQSVHVMVNDPAEIDSIFDSAIVYAKGARLLVMVRSLLGDDDLRKGLKAYFEKHQYGNAKGQDLWDALSQASGLDIGAIMDSWLEQPGYPVVSAKLVDGDLVLSQEQFFIGQGEDQGRLWQIPLQANNDQVPEIMTESEVTISNFQKGDQALRLNVGNNSHFIVNYDEELLNDIIDELDQLTAIDQLQVLQDLNLLAKGGRLSYAKLIPLLDKLANAESAIVHEKIAAILSVLKDFARPNSDEEAAIKQYIRSLYHGQVEKLGVEAWAGESLEAELSRPTILAASLYAEDKTVIEGLHELYLNSGGGENKENLPADRRALLLKNEVVNYGSDELYQDYLTAYQKSANPSLKADLRQALTASKDEDFLDQIVGHFQEASVIKPQDLRAWYRGVLANPVGEEKAWNWLRNNWDWLEAKVGGDMEFATYITVTAAIFNTQERLDEFKDFFEEKVDVPGLGREIRMDIKVIEGRVTFIEKEKDAVLSTIKAANNK, from the coding sequence ATGACAGAAAATCAACGTCTACTCGACCAGTTTGTGCCTGACCATTATGACATCTACTTGGACATTAGCCGCCAAGATAAACGTTTTAGTGGGACTACCACCGTTAAGGGTCAAGCACTGGGGCAAGACATTGTTTTAAACCAAAAATATTTAACCACTGAAAAAGTCACTGTGGATGGCGAATTAGCTTCTTTCTCACAAGATGACCAAGCGGAAACCTTAACCATTGCTAATGATAAGGAAGGTCAAGTGGAAGTCGCAGTGACTTACCATGCTAACCTAACCGACTCCATGATGGGGATTTACCCTTCTTATTATGAAGTGAACGGTGAAGAAAAGCAGTTGGTCGGCACGCAGTTTGAGACTACGTTTGCCCGCCAAGCCTTTCCTTGTGTGGATGAACCTGCTGCTAAGGCCACTTTCTCCTTAGCCATTAAATTTGACGAACAAGAAGGCGAAAGCATTATCGCTAACCAACCTGAGGTCAATTGCGAAGACGGCGTTCACTACTTCGAAGAAACCGTGCGCATGTCCAGCTACCTGATCGCCTTTGTCTTCGGCGACTTACAAAAGAAGATCACCCATACCAAGTCTGGGGTTAAAATTGGCGTCTTTGCGACCAAGGCTCACGCGGATAAGGAACTTGACTTTGCCTTAGATATCAGTAAACGCTCGATCGAATTCTTCGAAGAATTCTATGACACCCCCTACCCGCTGGAACATTCCTACCAAGTGGGTCTTCCTGACTTTTCTGCTGGAGCCATGGAAAACTGGGGGCTAGTGACTTACCGGGAAGCTTATCTCTTAATTGATCCGGATAACGCCTCCCTACCAACTAAACAATTAGTGGCTACCGTGATCGCCCACGAACTCGCCCACCAATGGTTCGGTAACTTAGTCACCATGAACTGGTGGGACGACTTATGGTTGAATGAATCCTTTGCCAATATGATGGAATATGTGGCTATCGATGCCCTTGAACCAGAGTGGAAGGTCTGGGAACTCTTCCAAACCTCCGATGTACCTGCCGCTTTGGAACGTGATGCCACGGATGGTGTCCAATCGGTCCACGTCATGGTAAACGACCCAGCCGAAATCGACTCCATCTTCGACTCCGCCATTGTCTATGCTAAAGGCGCACGTCTTTTAGTGATGGTGCGTTCCTTATTAGGTGACGACGACCTCCGTAAAGGGTTGAAAGCTTACTTTGAAAAACACCAATACGGCAACGCCAAGGGCCAAGACCTCTGGGATGCTCTCTCTCAAGCTTCCGGCTTAGATATTGGGGCCATCATGGATTCTTGGTTAGAACAACCTGGCTATCCAGTAGTATCAGCTAAGTTAGTGGATGGTGACCTAGTCTTAAGCCAAGAACAATTCTTTATTGGACAAGGTGAAGACCAAGGACGTCTCTGGCAAATTCCACTCCAAGCCAATAACGACCAAGTGCCAGAAATCATGACCGAGTCTGAAGTCACAATCTCAAACTTCCAAAAAGGCGACCAAGCTTTAAGACTCAATGTCGGAAATAACTCTCACTTTATCGTTAACTATGATGAAGAACTCTTAAACGACATCATTGATGAACTGGACCAACTAACCGCTATCGACCAACTCCAAGTCTTACAAGACTTGAACCTCTTAGCTAAAGGTGGTCGCTTATCCTACGCTAAGCTTATTCCTTTACTGGACAAATTAGCGAATGCTGAATCAGCTATCGTCCATGAAAAGATTGCCGCAATCTTATCGGTATTGAAGGACTTTGCCCGTCCAAATAGTGACGAAGAAGCAGCTATTAAGCAATATATCCGCTCACTCTACCATGGCCAAGTGGAAAAACTAGGTGTAGAAGCTTGGGCAGGCGAAAGTCTGGAAGCCGAACTCAGTCGTCCAACGATTTTAGCTGCCTCTCTCTATGCTGAAGACAAGACGGTCATTGAGGGCCTCCATGAACTTTACTTAAACTCTGGTGGTGGAGAAAACAAGGAAAACCTACCCGCTGACCGCCGTGCCCTGCTCTTGAAGAATGAAGTGGTTAACTATGGTAGTGATGAACTTTACCAAGACTACCTCACTGCCTACCAAAAATCAGCCAACCCAAGTCTCAAGGCTGACCTCCGTCAAGCCCTAACCGCTTCTAAGGATGAGGACTTCTTAGACCAAATCGTGGGTCACTTCCAAGAAGCCAGTGTCATCAAGCCACAAGACTTACGGGCTTGGTACCGTGGAGTTCTCGCTAACCCAGTTGGGGAAGAAAAAGCTTGGAACTGGCTACGGAATAATTGGGACTGGCTAGAAGCCAAAGTCGGTGGCGATATGGAATTTGCGACTTATATCACGGTCACCGCAGCTATCTTTAATACCCAAGAACGTCTAGATGAATTCAAAGACTTCTTCGAAGAAAAAGTCGATGTCCCTGGACTAGGCCGTGAAATCCGCATGGACATCAAGGTTATCGAAGGCCGGGTAACTTTTATCGAAAAAGAAAAGGATGCTGTCTTAAGCACTATCAAAGCAGCAAATAATAAATAA
- a CDS encoding DUF6442 family protein produces the protein MKEEEKERILAKYRSDNQDEYQQHLIKKADDYGFAAMCVVAIILMAIKAINGQSIADIEVLLFTFISVNFYKRYKISQEKSALILFIFTSVLNIAFFIRFINSSFGAA, from the coding sequence ATGAAGGAAGAAGAAAAAGAACGCATTCTAGCTAAATATCGTTCAGACAATCAGGATGAATATCAGCAACACCTGATTAAGAAAGCCGATGACTATGGTTTCGCCGCTATGTGCGTAGTAGCCATTATTTTAATGGCCATCAAAGCCATAAATGGACAGAGCATTGCTGATATTGAAGTCCTGTTATTTACCTTTATATCCGTGAATTTCTATAAACGCTATAAAATCAGTCAAGAAAAATCTGCCTTAATCCTTTTTATCTTTACTTCGGTATTGAATATTGCCTTTTTCATTCGATTTATAAATAGTAGTTTTGGGGCAGCCTAA
- a CDS encoding helix-turn-helix transcriptional regulator, producing MDKELILHNRLKAIRKEKGLSQQALADMIGVSRNSISSIETGQFNPTAKLALILCIALDCQFEDMFYFEDDL from the coding sequence ATGGATAAAGAATTAATCTTGCACAACCGTCTCAAGGCAATCCGCAAAGAAAAAGGTTTGAGTCAGCAGGCCTTAGCCGACATGATCGGCGTCTCACGGAACTCGATTTCGTCAATCGAAACTGGACAATTCAACCCCACCGCTAAACTAGCCCTCATCCTTTGTATCGCCTTAGATTGTCAATTTGAGGACATGTTTTATTTTGAAGATGATCTTTAA
- a CDS encoding PPK2 family polyphosphate kinase: MEFKDFKVTDGKFSLADFQTAYLSDAEDEKLKEEIYESLVPQLVDWHDRLTAEGTHGLLVALQALDAAGKDELIRYIFSTLQPQALKVTSYQQPSDNEIAHDYLWRMHEGMPERGTIAILNRSYYEDIIAPQVHNSLDSDDQPSEIRNDPQVVEKRYQQILQFEKYLCENGFPVVKFFFHMSKDKQRERLLERIEEREKNHEFSFSDIEDRKKWDLYQEVFEKMLQNTACDYAPWYILPADNPWLARKIATQALIEVIEKIDPHYPTFSDEEQEKASQIVEQLRNNEI; this comes from the coding sequence ATGGAATTTAAAGATTTTAAAGTCACCGACGGCAAATTCAGTCTGGCTGATTTCCAGACGGCTTACCTGAGTGATGCTGAAGACGAAAAACTGAAAGAGGAGATCTATGAAAGTCTAGTCCCACAATTAGTGGATTGGCATGATCGTTTAACAGCGGAGGGGACTCATGGGCTCTTAGTTGCCCTGCAAGCTTTAGACGCGGCGGGGAAGGATGAGTTGATCCGCTATATTTTCTCCACCTTACAGCCCCAGGCACTCAAGGTCACTTCCTACCAGCAGCCGTCAGACAATGAAATTGCCCATGATTATCTCTGGCGCATGCATGAGGGAATGCCGGAAAGAGGGACAATTGCGATCTTAAACCGGTCTTACTATGAAGATATCATCGCACCCCAAGTTCATAATTCCTTGGATTCCGATGACCAACCTAGTGAAATTCGTAATGATCCCCAAGTGGTCGAAAAACGCTACCAGCAAATTCTGCAATTTGAAAAGTACCTGTGTGAAAATGGTTTTCCTGTGGTCAAATTTTTCTTCCATATGTCTAAAGATAAGCAGCGGGAACGCCTTCTAGAGCGGATTGAGGAGCGGGAAAAGAACCATGAATTCTCTTTCTCAGATATTGAGGATCGCAAGAAGTGGGATCTCTACCAAGAAGTCTTTGAGAAGATGCTTCAAAACACGGCTTGTGACTATGCGCCTTGGTATATCTTGCCTGCTGACAACCCTTGGCTTGCCCGCAAAATTGCCACCCAAGCCTTGATTGAAGTTATTGAAAAAATTGATCCTCATTACCCAACTTTCTCTGACGAAGAACAAGAAAAAGCCAGTCAAATCGTGGAACAGTTACGTAATAATGAGATATAA
- a CDS encoding DUF2188 domain-containing protein — translation MGKNQHVTPKGEKWQLIGAGNKRATKFFDTQAQAAKYGREVAKHQKSELLIHRKDGKIRSKDSYGNDPFPPKDYEN, via the coding sequence ATGGGAAAAAATCAACATGTAACTCCAAAAGGAGAAAAATGGCAATTAATTGGAGCAGGTAATAAACGAGCAACTAAATTTTTTGATACACAGGCACAAGCTGCTAAATACGGTAGAGAGGTAGCCAAGCATCAGAAATCTGAGTTACTAATCCATCGAAAAGACGGTAAAATTCGCTCTAAAGATTCATACGGTAATGACCCTTTCCCTCCGAAAGATTATGAAAATTAA